The following proteins are encoded in a genomic region of Paenibacillus sp. FSL H3-0469:
- a CDS encoding TetR/AcrR family transcriptional regulator encodes MNQKRVLEVAAALFLEKGFAYTSMDELVRVSKVSKSNVYYHFADKEELLAGVVDYWIETYERAMDDILSQNQLSVEERVQMFLQHLSQGVQSREYKGSCPFITLYIQTPAQATHIKEKIGLFFTGLQMKISLLLKQGAEKGEFRDTIHIDEVAALFITNLEGALFLAETLKDATVITQTASHFFNLLR; translated from the coding sequence ATGAATCAAAAACGTGTGCTTGAAGTCGCGGCAGCCTTATTTTTAGAAAAGGGATTTGCTTATACCAGCATGGATGAATTAGTTCGTGTGAGCAAAGTGTCCAAATCGAATGTGTATTATCACTTCGCGGATAAGGAGGAATTGTTAGCAGGCGTCGTGGATTATTGGATTGAAACGTATGAGCGTGCAATGGATGATATCCTTTCCCAGAACCAATTATCCGTGGAAGAGCGTGTCCAGATGTTTTTACAGCATTTATCACAGGGCGTTCAATCCAGAGAGTATAAGGGGAGCTGTCCGTTTATTACGCTTTATATTCAAACTCCGGCACAAGCTACGCATATCAAAGAAAAAATAGGGCTCTTTTTTACAGGATTACAGATGAAAATCTCTCTATTACTTAAGCAAGGAGCAGAAAAAGGCGAGTTTAGAGATACGATTCATATTGACGAGGTAGCGGCACTTTTTATCACGAATCTGGAAGGAGCGCTGTTTCTTGCTGAGACATTGAAGGATGCAACGGTGATCACGCAAACAGCCAGCCACTTTTTCAACTTGCTTCGATAA
- a CDS encoding 2,3-bisphosphoglycerate-independent phosphoglycerate mutase — protein MLRRKMILAIADGLGDRPHPKLGNLTPLQYADTPNLDRLAAEGISGMMDPIAPGIPVGTDMGHLILFGYEPNCYPGRGPIEALGIGMEVRPGDIVFRCNFATVDDRCVVVDRRAGRIRQGTEALARALDGLVLEGGVTAYFKQATEHRAVLLLRGEGLSDQVSDSDPKAPNDGQPYLRIRPLDKSDEAVRTASALNAFLQHAHRILSGHPVNDERVAEDKLPANFILTRGAGRMVELPPLAEQRGMRVACIAGESTVLGVARLAGFRAFTNASMTGNLDTNIALKASMAVEQLTDHDLVYVHMKAPDVKGHDNDPLGKAHAIERFDELVGRICEQLPDDVYVTLAADHSTPCEYGEHTGEPVPVLISGPSIRRDQVQRYSEIDCMAGGLGRLNGADFVRTAQDLLGFVKKQGN, from the coding sequence ATGCTCAGACGAAAAATGATCCTGGCAATTGCCGATGGACTGGGCGACAGGCCCCATCCGAAGCTAGGGAATCTGACACCGCTACAATATGCCGATACGCCGAATCTGGATCGGCTGGCTGCTGAGGGCATCTCCGGAATGATGGACCCGATCGCGCCGGGCATTCCGGTCGGCACGGATATGGGACATCTGATCTTGTTCGGCTATGAACCGAATTGTTATCCCGGCCGCGGACCGATCGAGGCGCTGGGTATCGGCATGGAGGTTCGACCGGGAGATATTGTGTTCCGCTGCAACTTTGCTACTGTGGACGACCGCTGCGTCGTCGTCGATCGGCGGGCGGGCCGGATACGGCAGGGGACCGAAGCGCTCGCCCGGGCGCTCGACGGTCTTGTGCTTGAGGGAGGCGTGACCGCCTACTTCAAGCAGGCTACAGAGCATCGCGCCGTATTACTTCTCCGAGGAGAAGGACTGAGCGACCAGGTCAGCGACTCCGATCCGAAGGCGCCCAATGACGGTCAGCCGTACCTCCGTATCCGGCCGCTCGACAAATCGGACGAAGCGGTCAGGACAGCGTCGGCACTCAATGCCTTCTTACAGCACGCGCATCGTATCCTCTCCGGGCATCCGGTCAACGATGAGCGGGTGGCCGAGGACAAGCTGCCGGCCAACTTCATCCTGACCCGGGGTGCAGGGCGGATGGTAGAGCTGCCGCCGCTTGCGGAGCAGCGCGGCATGCGCGTTGCTTGCATCGCAGGCGAGAGTACTGTGTTGGGCGTGGCGCGGCTGGCAGGCTTCCGGGCCTTCACCAATGCGAGCATGACTGGCAATCTCGATACTAATATAGCATTGAAGGCCAGCATGGCGGTCGAGCAGCTTACAGATCACGATCTCGTCTACGTGCATATGAAGGCGCCGGATGTGAAGGGGCATGATAACGATCCGCTCGGCAAGGCGCATGCGATCGAGCGGTTCGATGAGCTGGTCGGACGTATCTGTGAGCAATTGCCGGACGATGTGTACGTGACGCTGGCGGCCGATCATTCCACGCCATGCGAGTACGGCGAGCATACCGGCGAGCCGGTGCCGGTCCTCATCTCCGGTCCGAGCATTCGCCGCGACCAGGTGCAGCGCTACAGCGAGATCGACTGCATGGCGGGCGGATTGGGGCGGCTGAACGGCGCCGACTTCGTCAGAACCGCCCAGGATTTGCTGGGCTTTGTGAAGAAGCAAGGAAATTGA
- a CDS encoding DASS family sodium-coupled anion symporter, which produces MADENMQKSGEAAPLKKKGRFEAGMKRWGIPLAVLAMLLLLIMPTPEGLDPAAQKSIAIFAGALILWVTTPIPIYLTSLIAILLLPLVGAVEDQEVAFSTLGFDVIWLMVSAFVLTSAMTKSNLGRRFSLWMVTMFGKTPTQTLLVLVIINFILAFFVPSTTARATLMMPICLILLDVYKAIPGQSRLGKVMMLQGLQADALATSGVMTATAGNIIAVGFINEQAGGSIGYMDWLFASMPSAIITMSLIFLIGLKLFSIKAEGTFVNVMDSLKSELHKLGAFSVAEKKAMAIFILTVVLWATGDYQDAWFGFEISTEQTAVLAALLCLLPRIGMLQWKDANIKWELMIFAAGAYAAGNALDKSGGAQWLIGKVVDGLGIDRMSPAMVAIVVIFLSMYSHLIFTSKTVRVTILIPAFIALAKTLGMDPVPLALAAATTMTFTITLPPHSKVNTIYFSTDYFTIIDQVKYAIVTCFIGASVICVGYFTWYGWLGL; this is translated from the coding sequence GTCTTGATCCGGCTGCGCAGAAGTCGATTGCGATTTTCGCCGGTGCTTTGATTTTATGGGTGACGACGCCGATTCCGATTTACTTGACGTCGCTGATTGCGATATTGCTGCTGCCGCTCGTCGGAGCCGTCGAGGATCAGGAGGTCGCGTTCAGCACGCTGGGCTTTGACGTCATCTGGCTGATGGTATCGGCCTTCGTGCTGACCTCGGCGATGACGAAGTCTAATCTAGGGCGGCGGTTCTCGCTATGGATGGTGACAATGTTCGGCAAGACGCCAACCCAGACGCTGCTAGTGCTGGTGATCATTAACTTTATTCTTGCATTTTTCGTCCCGTCGACGACGGCGCGCGCAACGCTGATGATGCCGATCTGCCTGATCCTGTTAGATGTGTACAAGGCGATCCCGGGCCAGAGCCGACTAGGCAAGGTAATGATGCTGCAGGGACTGCAGGCGGATGCGCTGGCTACCTCGGGCGTCATGACCGCTACCGCAGGCAACATTATCGCTGTGGGCTTTATCAACGAGCAGGCAGGGGGAAGTATCGGTTACATGGATTGGCTGTTCGCGTCGATGCCCTCGGCTATTATTACGATGTCGCTGATCTTCCTGATCGGACTGAAGCTATTCTCGATCAAGGCAGAGGGCACGTTCGTCAACGTCATGGATTCGCTGAAGAGCGAGCTGCACAAGCTCGGGGCATTCTCGGTGGCGGAGAAAAAGGCGATGGCTATCTTCATCCTCACCGTCGTGCTATGGGCAACTGGGGATTATCAAGACGCCTGGTTCGGCTTCGAGATCAGCACTGAGCAGACGGCCGTACTCGCAGCGCTGCTCTGTCTGTTACCTAGGATAGGGATGCTGCAGTGGAAGGATGCCAATATCAAGTGGGAACTGATGATCTTCGCAGCAGGCGCTTATGCGGCGGGCAATGCGCTGGATAAGTCGGGCGGCGCCCAATGGCTGATCGGCAAGGTTGTGGATGGACTGGGCATCGACCGGATGAGCCCGGCCATGGTGGCGATCGTCGTCATCTTCCTCAGCATGTACAGCCATCTGATCTTTACGAGCAAGACCGTGCGGGTGACGATTCTGATCCCGGCGTTCATCGCCCTGGCGAAGACGCTCGGTATGGACCCGGTACCGTTGGCGCTGGCGGCAGCGACGACGATGACCTTTACGATCACGTTGCCGCCACATTCCAAGGTCAATACGATTTATTTCTCCACCGATTACTTCACAATCATCGATCAAGTCAAGTACGCTATCGTCACTTGCTTTATCGGAGCGTCAGTTATCTGTGTCGGGTACTTCACCTGGTACGGCTGGCTTGGCTTGTAA
- a CDS encoding VOC family protein: MASIRQRIVPHLWYDKEAAEAARFYATVFPDSKVTSVNTIHDTPSGDAGQVSFEVWGQPFMAISGGPYFKLNPSVSFFVNFDPSRDKDAAERMDEVWDKLAEGGTALMPLGKYPFSERYGWIQDKFGVSWQLILTNPAGEERPAIIPSLLFVGDQCGKAEEAMSFYLSVFKDSRQGNIARYPAGSAPDQEGTIMFADFMLENLWFTVMDSAHNHQFSFNEAVSFMVSCDSQEEIDYYWDKLSAVPEAEQCGWLKDAFGISWQIIPAEMNEMMKKGTPEQLARVTKAFLQMKKFELAELRKAYKGE; encoded by the coding sequence GTGGCCAGCATCAGACAGAGAATTGTTCCGCATCTTTGGTATGACAAGGAGGCGGCAGAAGCCGCCCGCTTTTACGCTACTGTGTTTCCGGATTCCAAGGTTACGAGTGTGAACACCATTCATGATACGCCGTCCGGCGATGCGGGTCAGGTCTCTTTTGAGGTCTGGGGGCAGCCGTTCATGGCGATCAGCGGAGGTCCTTATTTCAAGCTGAATCCATCGGTGTCTTTCTTTGTGAATTTTGATCCCTCACGGGACAAGGATGCAGCTGAGAGAATGGATGAGGTGTGGGATAAGTTAGCTGAAGGCGGTACCGCCCTGATGCCACTCGGCAAGTATCCATTCAGTGAGCGGTACGGCTGGATTCAGGATAAGTTCGGAGTGTCCTGGCAGCTGATTCTCACGAACCCGGCAGGGGAAGAGCGGCCTGCGATTATTCCTTCCTTATTGTTCGTCGGGGATCAGTGCGGGAAGGCGGAGGAGGCGATGTCCTTCTACTTATCCGTATTCAAGGACTCGCGCCAAGGGAATATTGCCCGATACCCGGCAGGCTCTGCGCCGGATCAGGAAGGAACGATTATGTTCGCGGACTTCATGCTGGAGAATCTGTGGTTCACGGTAATGGACAGTGCGCATAATCATCAGTTCAGCTTCAATGAAGCTGTCTCCTTCATGGTATCCTGCGATTCTCAGGAAGAGATTGACTACTACTGGGACAAGCTGTCCGCAGTTCCTGAAGCCGAGCAATGCGGCTGGCTGAAGGATGCCTTCGGTATCTCCTGGCAGATTATTCCGGCGGAGATGAATGAGATGATGAAGAAGGGCACGCCGGAGCAGCTGGCGCGTGTGACGAAGGCTTTTCTGCAGATGAAGAAGTTCGAGCTTGCGGAGCTGCGTAAGGCCTATAAGGGAGAATAA
- a CDS encoding mechanosensitive ion channel domain-containing protein, producing MNFIKEHLAGYGVSEQMSVYLSNIIMVLFIAMLSVVANLVAKKIVLKIIIHIINNNRYTWDNFFLEKKVFHKLSHLAPAFIIYYAAPIFPLYQSFIVKIALTYMIIVTITVFNALLDAIDAIYRTYEVSKIRPIRGYIQVAKIILYIIAAIVVISNLMGQNPLILLSGLGALSAVLMLVFKDSILGLVAGVQLSSNDMVRVGDWIEMPKYNADGNVIDITLNTVKVMNFDKTITMIPSYALISDSFKNWRGMEASGGRRMKRSVCIDTSSICFCTKEMIEEFRKVHYLSDYIMTRLDEINSYNIEHHINMESKVNGRQLTNIGVFREYVQEYLRNHPKIHKDMTLIVRQLEAGDSGLPLEIYAFSNETTWGVYESVQSDIFDHIFAVIPLFGLRVFQNPTGQDIVNLKERREYSAWLS from the coding sequence ATGAATTTTATTAAAGAACACCTTGCAGGATATGGCGTGAGCGAGCAAATGAGTGTGTATCTCTCGAACATCATCATGGTTTTATTTATTGCTATGCTCTCTGTAGTGGCCAATCTTGTCGCCAAAAAAATCGTACTGAAGATCATCATCCATATCATTAATAACAACCGGTATACGTGGGATAATTTCTTTTTGGAGAAAAAAGTATTCCACAAGCTGTCGCATCTCGCTCCGGCCTTTATCATCTATTACGCTGCACCTATTTTTCCGCTGTATCAGTCTTTCATTGTAAAAATCGCCTTAACGTATATGATTATCGTAACGATCACGGTGTTTAATGCCCTGCTTGACGCCATCGATGCTATTTACCGTACGTATGAAGTGTCCAAGATTAGGCCGATCAGGGGTTACATTCAGGTTGCGAAGATTATTCTGTATATTATTGCTGCGATTGTAGTGATTTCTAACCTCATGGGACAGAATCCGCTGATTCTTCTTAGTGGGCTGGGCGCTTTATCGGCTGTTCTTATGCTGGTCTTCAAAGATTCGATATTGGGCCTCGTGGCAGGGGTGCAATTATCCTCTAACGATATGGTCCGAGTCGGCGACTGGATTGAAATGCCTAAATATAATGCTGACGGCAATGTAATTGACATTACGCTGAATACGGTAAAGGTGATGAATTTCGATAAAACCATTACCATGATTCCAAGCTATGCTTTGATCTCAGATTCTTTTAAAAATTGGCGGGGCATGGAGGCTTCCGGCGGCAGAAGGATGAAACGAAGTGTCTGTATTGATACGAGCAGTATATGTTTCTGTACCAAAGAAATGATTGAGGAGTTCCGAAAGGTCCATTACCTTAGCGATTATATTATGACAAGATTAGATGAAATTAACTCCTATAATATCGAACATCATATCAATATGGAGAGCAAAGTGAATGGTCGACAGCTAACGAATATCGGAGTATTCAGAGAATATGTCCAAGAATATCTGCGCAATCATCCAAAAATTCATAAGGATATGACGCTCATTGTCAGACAGTTGGAAGCAGGAGACAGCGGACTGCCCTTAGAAATTTATGCGTTCAGCAATGAGACGACCTGGGGCGTGTATGAGTCGGTGCAGTCGGATATTTTTGATCATATTTTTGCGGTTATCCCTCTGTTTGGGCTTCGTGTATTTCAGAATCCAACGGGACAGGATATTGTTAATTTAAAAGAAAGAAGGGAGTATTCGGCTTGGTTAAGCTGA
- a CDS encoding zf-HC2 domain-containing protein, which yields MSRISCDIIQDLLPLYYDDICSEASRELVEEHLVGCAECRASLIQLNSSLSLPTQEMEVNILEGNGLRSIKRMWIRTQSRAYLKGILLAASVCGFLILGYFGLFRWNFIPVASDHITISNIRTIPSGEIAFNIQINDGYTFNRVKNTVKDDGSYYITPVHTLLKSKDYVVSSLASGGVYVNPVSVRAYQKAHGNDVEITAIYYGAPDDPILIWKKGMELPAANR from the coding sequence ATGAGCCGTATCTCATGTGACATTATTCAAGATCTACTGCCCCTGTACTATGATGACATATGCAGCGAAGCCAGCAGGGAACTAGTGGAAGAGCACCTTGTTGGTTGTGCAGAATGCCGCGCTTCTCTGATACAGTTAAATTCTAGCCTGAGTTTACCCACACAAGAGATGGAAGTGAATATACTGGAGGGAAACGGGTTGCGTAGTATTAAAAGGATGTGGATCCGTACCCAATCGCGGGCTTATTTGAAAGGAATACTGCTGGCTGCTTCCGTATGTGGATTTTTGATTCTTGGCTACTTTGGTCTGTTCCGATGGAATTTCATACCGGTGGCATCCGATCACATTACTATTTCTAATATAAGAACCATACCAAGTGGTGAAATTGCCTTTAATATTCAAATCAATGACGGGTATACCTTCAATCGTGTGAAAAATACCGTTAAAGATGACGGGAGTTACTATATAACCCCTGTCCATACTCTACTCAAATCGAAGGATTATGTTGTCTCGAGTCTTGCCAGTGGCGGGGTATACGTCAATCCTGTGAGTGTAAGGGCCTACCAGAAGGCGCATGGAAATGATGTGGAGATTACGGCCATCTATTACGGTGCACCGGATGATCCGATTCTGATTTGGAAGAAAGGCATGGAACTGCCGGCAGCAAACCGATAG
- a CDS encoding helix-turn-helix domain-containing protein, with protein MKFRQPFFASLKRHPTYMKLIFYFVSANVLVLGISFVLLYGQSSKTLLEEIGDHSESLLVNGARNTSRLMEWALDFSFSSSNDSALKVYALSDHYSDFETYEVWSQLTDIKNANPSIDSVYLINDYTNTVIDSRLGLNDTAAFYDQDIIKRLRDPETANHSVLIPRTLSLPLTGNTPKEVMTIVRFYEKGSSISAFVMNVDTHNLMTLLQNNSNFASRSITVLNDRDETIFSSTPMNPQQIAELRSHGMKGASGWKLFQPQDQGEKLVVYADSSVKGIQDWTFIEMIPKSAILNKITVLRDTSLILFLVLFAASLAVIILISKRVYSPIQELISRVMRQHQAEKPGLGANANELEYLSSVFTSQHNQIHELTEQWRHNKFLGRERFLRDFLGETYHSAAEIRAQFVEWGIDLPSDQLSVAIFRIDHFAEFSGVYPEKDRRLLRFAMSNIIQESLQSSRHKLQTVDMGDDHVAVVLSAPLSEEFAKELQVAGQLIQQYLSVGTTVAWGRTLPGLTDMHEVYLETYDLTQERFRFGHRSLIVKEWLPAAPGELYHLPVSQERQIAQAILKGDAAVILEVLRSAVVKLRELPYFECKMSLITLFMDIRRLIQEHSSQPLPSSWGLTSVEKQIIRQETMDNVMPWMEALITKTLEDIAAARSQSKNIALIGQVDQFIESHLTDPNLSATMLADHLGLSVNYFRSLYKAETTQSITDKISEKRLTFICQELIASDSPIEPIVQHFGFSSLNTFYSSFKKVYGMTPAQYRKKYRTGDGGGKV; from the coding sequence ATGAAATTCAGACAACCGTTCTTCGCCTCGCTGAAGCGGCACCCTACCTACATGAAGCTTATTTTTTACTTTGTCAGTGCGAACGTTCTGGTCTTAGGAATATCCTTCGTACTGCTCTATGGGCAATCTTCCAAGACGCTGCTGGAGGAAATCGGAGATCATTCGGAATCCCTCCTCGTGAACGGGGCCCGGAATACGTCGCGGCTGATGGAATGGGCTCTTGATTTCAGCTTCTCCTCCAGCAATGACAGTGCGCTTAAGGTGTATGCCCTTTCGGATCATTACAGCGATTTCGAGACCTATGAGGTATGGAGCCAGCTGACGGACATTAAGAACGCCAACCCCTCTATTGATTCGGTCTACCTCATTAACGATTATACGAATACGGTCATTGACTCCAGACTTGGGTTAAATGATACCGCTGCCTTTTACGATCAGGATATTATTAAGCGCTTACGCGACCCGGAAACAGCGAACCACAGCGTGCTTATTCCGAGAACCTTGTCCCTCCCGCTTACCGGGAATACACCCAAAGAAGTGATGACCATCGTCAGATTTTATGAAAAAGGCAGCTCTATCTCCGCGTTCGTCATGAATGTGGATACCCATAATCTCATGACCCTGCTGCAGAATAATTCAAACTTCGCGAGCCGTTCGATCACCGTGCTGAATGACCGGGATGAGACGATTTTTAGCAGCACACCAATGAATCCGCAGCAGATTGCCGAGCTTAGAAGCCACGGGATGAAGGGGGCCAGCGGCTGGAAGCTGTTCCAGCCCCAGGATCAGGGGGAGAAGCTGGTGGTCTATGCCGACTCCTCCGTTAAGGGCATCCAGGATTGGACCTTCATTGAGATGATCCCGAAGTCCGCCATTCTGAATAAAATCACGGTCCTGCGCGATACCAGCCTGATCCTGTTCCTCGTCTTGTTCGCAGCCTCCCTCGCGGTGATTATTCTAATCTCCAAACGGGTGTACTCACCCATTCAGGAGCTGATCAGCCGGGTCATGCGGCAGCATCAGGCGGAGAAGCCGGGCCTTGGCGCGAACGCCAATGAACTCGAATACTTATCCAGCGTTTTCACCTCGCAGCATAATCAGATTCACGAGCTGACCGAGCAATGGCGGCATAATAAATTCCTGGGCAGAGAGCGGTTCTTAAGGGATTTTCTGGGGGAGACGTACCATTCGGCAGCGGAGATCCGCGCTCAATTCGTGGAATGGGGGATTGATCTGCCAAGCGATCAGCTGTCCGTAGCCATCTTCCGGATCGACCACTTCGCGGAATTCTCGGGAGTGTACCCGGAGAAGGACCGGCGGCTGCTCCGGTTCGCGATGTCCAATATCATTCAGGAGTCGCTGCAATCGTCCAGGCACAAGCTGCAGACGGTAGATATGGGAGACGACCACGTGGCTGTAGTCTTATCGGCTCCGTTGTCAGAGGAATTCGCGAAGGAGCTGCAAGTGGCAGGGCAGCTGATCCAGCAGTATTTGTCCGTGGGAACCACTGTGGCCTGGGGCCGGACATTGCCTGGCTTAACCGACATGCATGAGGTGTATCTGGAGACCTATGATCTGACGCAGGAGAGGTTCCGGTTCGGACACCGGTCGCTCATTGTGAAGGAATGGCTGCCCGCTGCACCCGGGGAATTATATCATTTGCCTGTGAGCCAGGAGCGGCAGATCGCCCAGGCCATACTCAAGGGGGACGCCGCCGTCATTCTGGAGGTCTTACGCTCAGCGGTAGTGAAGCTGCGGGAACTGCCTTATTTTGAATGTAAAATGTCTCTGATCACCTTGTTCATGGACATCCGCCGGCTCATCCAGGAGCATTCCTCCCAGCCGTTGCCCAGCTCGTGGGGACTGACGTCCGTCGAGAAGCAGATCATCCGGCAGGAAACGATGGATAATGTCATGCCCTGGATGGAGGCTTTGATTACCAAGACGCTCGAAGACATTGCGGCGGCCCGCAGCCAATCCAAGAATATCGCCCTGATCGGACAGGTGGACCAGTTCATCGAGAGTCATCTTACCGACCCGAATCTGTCTGCCACCATGCTGGCCGATCATCTGGGCTTGTCCGTCAATTATTTCCGCAGTCTCTATAAAGCAGAGACCACCCAGTCCATCACCGATAAAATATCCGAGAAGCGGCTAACCTTCATCTGCCAGGAGCTCATTGCCTCCGACTCACCGATCGAGCCCATCGTGCAGCATTTCGGCTTCTCGTCCCTGAACACCTTCTATTCCAGCTTCAAAAAGGTATACGGCATGACTCCCGCCCAGTATCGGAAGAAGTACCGTACGGGGGATGGCGGGGGGAAGGTGTAG
- a CDS encoding alpha/beta fold hydrolase: MTKIFLTGGTGFIGRQLVEELLKEEVIIFLLVRSKGKAKRIFQEKGILNEAAMHFIEGDLTKPDLDLSDEDKERVLSTDVIIHAGGQMDIQVTMQEATSVFLNGAKHIGEFAKRIHLLKGLQQFIHVVGYMSPFDNTNSKVAIDVFQEGHDYLKIKNPYERTKFLADLYIRQQASAVGYPLSVINPPTVVGSSTTGSTEQVAGLGLLVESMRRGLMPVIPGGKGYKLPLISNDALAKFIVQVVKLETSSIQTYTLVPDNQHDPDISELLGVMSESMNMAAPTISVPLRFMKALMNSGISKITRIPSDGLNFITNRTFSNDLPKKIMGEDWFTKTSVMNFFPAVVADLDYRLMYPNDQHNHAFERILIGNTVIYQIPGEGKPFILFHGLLSDGEDLFPLGLELHEQTGQPVWIPDLPGLGRSPFKRETNLMDLNLNLMKELSGKATHGAHWIGHSFGAVILLEALAHEYLDTKNTITLLQPPVAKKNSKSFHAPQLLNKWALKLATASSLERYLIGNGLFENTDSIPKHYIAKVRNSFTSPRIVNTTLQLNRLLSKNYQGDFTKAPRSNLHIIWGDQDRRYSAPVQLGEVDVVPYGHHFPLNHPQETASYILRN; this comes from the coding sequence ATGACAAAAATATTTTTAACAGGTGGAACAGGCTTTATCGGGAGGCAACTCGTGGAGGAGCTGCTTAAAGAGGAGGTTATAATTTTTCTTTTAGTGAGGTCGAAAGGTAAAGCAAAACGTATTTTTCAGGAAAAAGGTATTCTCAACGAGGCAGCGATGCACTTTATTGAAGGTGATTTGACGAAACCAGATTTAGATCTAAGTGATGAAGATAAGGAGAGGGTACTGAGCACGGATGTTATCATTCACGCCGGCGGACAAATGGATATTCAAGTGACAATGCAAGAGGCAACCTCTGTATTTTTAAATGGTGCCAAGCATATCGGTGAATTCGCTAAACGTATCCATCTATTGAAGGGTTTGCAGCAATTTATTCATGTCGTTGGATATATGAGCCCCTTTGATAATACTAACAGCAAGGTTGCAATTGATGTGTTCCAAGAAGGGCACGACTATTTGAAAATAAAAAATCCTTATGAACGAACAAAATTTCTAGCAGATCTGTATATTCGCCAGCAGGCATCCGCAGTAGGCTATCCGCTGTCTGTGATTAATCCGCCCACTGTAGTCGGCAGCAGTACAACAGGAAGTACGGAGCAAGTAGCCGGCTTAGGCTTGCTTGTGGAGAGTATGCGCAGAGGGCTGATGCCGGTTATTCCTGGAGGCAAGGGGTATAAATTACCGCTTATTTCAAACGATGCGCTGGCGAAATTTATTGTTCAGGTTGTTAAGCTGGAGACATCGTCTATTCAAACCTATACACTCGTTCCAGACAACCAGCATGATCCGGATATATCTGAATTATTAGGCGTGATGTCAGAAAGTATGAACATGGCAGCACCTACAATCTCTGTACCCCTTCGCTTCATGAAGGCTCTTATGAACAGCGGGATCAGTAAAATCACACGAATTCCATCGGATGGACTGAATTTTATTACAAATAGAACCTTTTCAAATGATTTACCGAAAAAAATCATGGGGGAAGATTGGTTTACTAAGACGAGTGTGATGAATTTTTTCCCGGCCGTAGTCGCAGATTTGGATTACCGCCTGATGTACCCAAATGACCAGCATAATCATGCATTTGAACGAATCTTAATCGGAAACACTGTGATTTATCAAATACCAGGTGAGGGCAAGCCATTTATTTTATTCCACGGTTTGCTCAGTGATGGAGAGGATTTATTTCCTTTAGGGTTAGAGCTTCATGAACAAACGGGTCAACCGGTATGGATTCCGGATCTCCCGGGTTTAGGACGTTCCCCTTTTAAGCGGGAGACAAATCTTATGGATCTCAACTTGAATCTAATGAAGGAGTTATCAGGAAAAGCTACTCATGGCGCACATTGGATTGGCCACTCCTTTGGAGCGGTTATTCTGCTGGAAGCGTTAGCGCACGAGTACCTAGATACGAAGAATACGATCACTTTACTTCAACCACCTGTTGCCAAAAAAAATTCCAAATCGTTTCATGCTCCTCAATTGTTGAATAAATGGGCATTGAAGTTAGCAACGGCTAGTTCATTAGAACGTTATTTAATAGGTAACGGTTTATTTGAAAATACCGATAGTATTCCAAAACATTATATTGCCAAAGTACGCAACAGCTTTACTTCGCCTAGAATTGTGAATACCACTCTTCAGCTCAACCGTTTGCTGTCGAAAAACTATCAGGGTGATTTCACCAAAGCACCAAGGTCTAATCTTCATATTATTTGGGGTGATCAAGATCGGCGCTATTCCGCTCCAGTACAGCTTGGTGAGGTTGATGTTGTTCCCTATGGTCATCATTTTCCTCTTAACCATCCACAGGAAACGGCTTCTTATATTCTAAGGAATTAA
- a CDS encoding RNA polymerase sigma factor, producing MDELEELEGVYDQYFRDVYIFVLSLSRDEQIAEEITQETFLKALKRIEQFRGDCKMSVWLCQIAKNTYFSYMDEQRRYAPMAEQEAEAGINLEQKLINQAEALHVHKVLHGLKEPYKEVFMLRLFGELSFDHISQIFGRTESWARVTYHRARMKIHNLLMEDTR from the coding sequence TTGGACGAATTAGAGGAACTAGAGGGAGTCTATGATCAATATTTCCGAGATGTATATATCTTTGTGCTTTCATTAAGCAGAGATGAGCAGATCGCCGAGGAAATTACACAGGAGACCTTTCTTAAAGCGCTGAAGCGAATTGAACAGTTCAGGGGGGACTGTAAAATGAGCGTTTGGCTGTGTCAGATTGCGAAAAATACTTATTTCTCCTATATGGACGAGCAGCGGAGGTACGCTCCGATGGCTGAGCAAGAAGCAGAAGCCGGTATTAACCTGGAGCAAAAACTTATTAATCAGGCTGAGGCTCTGCATGTTCATAAGGTTCTGCACGGATTGAAGGAGCCGTATAAGGAGGTTTTTATGCTCAGGTTATTTGGAGAACTGTCTTTCGATCATATTAGCCAGATTTTTGGCCGAACGGAAAGCTGGGCGAGAGTGACCTATCACCGGGCCCGGATGAAGATACATAATCTGTTAATGGAGGATACAAGATGA